A genome region from Cucumis sativus cultivar 9930 chromosome 4, Cucumber_9930_V3, whole genome shotgun sequence includes the following:
- the AGA2 gene encoding probable galactinol--sucrose galactosyltransferase 2-like: MTVTPKITVNDGNLVVHGKTILTGVPDNIVLTPGSGLGLVAGAFIGATASNSKSLHVFPVGVLEGTRFLCCFRFKLWWMTQRMGTSGRDIPFETQFLLMESQGNDGEDPDNSSTIYTVFLPLLEGQFRAALQGNEKNEMEICLESGDNTVETNQGLSLVYMHAGTNPFEVITQAVKAVEKHTQTFLHREKKKLPSFLDWFGWCTWDAFYTDVTAEGVVEGLQSLSDGGAPPKFLIIDDGWQQIEAKPKDADCVVQEGAQFASRLSGIKENHKFQKNGNNYDQVPGLKVVVDDAKKQHKVKFVYAWHALAGYWGGVKPASPGMEHYDSALAYPVQSPGMLGNQPDIVVDSLAVHGIGLVHPKKVFNFYNELHSYLASCGIDGVKVDVQNIIETLGAGHGGRVTLTRSYHQALEASIARNFSDNGCIACMCHNTDSLYSAKQTAVVRASDDYYPRDPASHTIHISSVAYNSLFLGEFMQPDWDMFHSLHPTAEYHGAARAIGGCAIYVSDKPGNHNFDLLKKLVLPDGSVLRAQLPGRPTRDSLFNDPARDGTSLLKIWNMNKCSGVVGVFNCQGAGWCRITKKTRIHDESPGTLTTSVRAADVDAISQVAGADWKGDTIVYAYRSGDLTRLPKGASVPVTLKVLEYDLFHISPLKDITSNISFAPIGLVDMFNIGGAVEQVDIQVVEPIPEFDGEVASELTCSLPDDRPPTATITMKARGCGRFGLYSSQRPLKCSVDKVGTDFVYDDVTGLVTFEIPIPTEEMYRWNIEIEV; this comes from the exons ATGACGGTCACACCGAAGATTACTGTCAACGATGGCAACTTGGTGGTTCACGGGAAGACCATACTGACTGGGGTTCCTGACAACATTGTGCTGACCCCAGGATCTGGCCTTGGACTCGTTGCTGGCGCTTTCATTGGTGCCACTGCTTCGAACAGTAAAAGTCTACATGTTTTCCCAGTCGGTGTTTTAGA GGGTACTCGCTTCCTTTGTTGTTTCCGTTTCAAGTTATGGTGGATGACTCAAAGAATGGGAACATCTGGGAGAGACATCCCTTTCGAGACACAGTTCCTGCTGATGGAGAGCCAGGGTAACGATGGGGAGGATCCTGATAATTCTTCGACCATCTACACCGTCTTCCTTCCTCTCCTTGAGGGTCAGTTCCGTGCTGCTCTGcaaggaaatgaaaagaatgagATGGAGATTTGCCTCGAGAGTG GAGATAACACTGTTGAGACCAACCAAGGACTTTCTCTTGTCTATATGCATGCTGGGACAAATCCCTTTGAAGTTATCACTCAAGCAGTGAA GGCTGTTGAAAAGCATACGCAAACTTTTCTAcatagagagaagaaaaag TTACCTTCCTTCCTTGACTGGTTTGGTTGGTGTACTTGGGATGCTTTTTACACTGATGTCACTGCTGAGGGTGTTGTGGAAGGCCTCCAAAg CCTTTCAGATGGAGGGGCACCTCCAAAATTCTTAATCATAGATGATGGTTGGCAACAGATAGAAGCCAAACCAAAAGATGCTGATTGTGTTGTACAAGAGGGAGCACA gtttgCAAGTAGGCTGTctggaataaaagaaaatcataagtTTCAGAAAAATGGGAATAACTATGATCAGGTCCCAGGCCTAAAGGTGGTTGTTGATGACGCCAAGAAACAACACAAAGTGAA ATTTGTGTATGCATGGCATGCTTTGGCTGGTTATTGGGGTGGAGTGAAACCAGCAAGTCCAGGCATGGAGCATTATGATTCTGCTTTGGCGTACCCGGTCCAGTCGCCGGGTATGTTGGGCAACCAACCAGACATAGTTGTAGACAGCTTGGCTGTTCATGGCATTGGCCTTGTGCATCCAAAGAaagtctttaatttttataacgAGCTCCATTCCTACTTGGCTTCCTGCGGTATTGACGGCGTGAAGGTTGATGTGCAAAACATTATTGAGACCCTCGGTGCTGGTCATGGTGGCAGGGTTACACTTACTCGTAGCTACCATCAGGCTCTTGAAGCTTCGATTGCTCGTAACTTTTCTGACAATGGATGCATTGCTTGTATGTGCCACAACACCGACAGTCTCTACAGCGCCAAACAGACTGCGGTCGTGAGAGCTTCTGATGATTATTACCCTCGTGATCCTGCCTCCCACACCATTCATATTTCTTCTGTGGCTTACAATTCTCTTTTCCTTGGAGAGTTCATGCAGCCTGACTGGGATATGTTCCAT AGTTTACATCCGACAGCAGAGTATCATGGTGCTGCTCGTGCAATTGGCGGATGTGCAATTTATGTCAG TGACAAACCAGGCAACCACAACTTTGACCTGTTGAAGAAACTAGTCCTTCCCGATGGATCAGTTCTTCGTGCACAGTTACCTGGACGACCGACACGTGACTCTTTGTTCAACGATCCAGCTAGAGATGGCACCAG CCTGctcaaaatttggaatatgAACAAATGCTCTGGTGTTGTTGGAGTATTCAATTGCCAAGGTGCCGGCTGGTGCAGGATCACAAAGAAGACTCGCATTCACGATGAGTCTCCGGGTACCCTAACTACCTCTGTCCGTGCAGCTGATGTTGATGCTATTTCACAAGTTGCAGGTGCCGATTGGAAGGGTGATACTATCGTTTATGCCTATCGATCAG GAGATTTGACTCGATTGCCAAAAGGTGCTTCAGTTCCTGTTACCCTCAAAGTTTTAGAATACGATCTTTTCCATATTTCTCCTCTGAAG GACATCACCTCAAACATCTCGTTTGCCCCAATCGGTCTAGTTGACATGTTCAACATCGGCGGTGCTGTCGAGCAAGTCGATATCCAAGTGGTCGAACCAATACCAGAGTTCGATGGTGAAGTTGCTTCTGAGCTAACATGTTCTCTCCCTGATGATCGACCTCCAACGGCCACTATCACCATGAAAGCCCGAGGATGCGGAAGGTTCGGTTTATACTCGTCCCAACGGCCTCTGAAATGTAGTGTGGACAAGGTGGGTACGGACTTTGTGTACGACGATGTGACAGGGTTAGTGACCTTCGAAATTCCTATCCCAACAGAGGAGATGTATAGATGGAAcattgaaattgaagtttaG